From the genome of Neodiprion pinetum isolate iyNeoPine1 chromosome 3, iyNeoPine1.2, whole genome shotgun sequence, one region includes:
- the LOC124213653 gene encoding alpha-tocopherol transfer protein-like isoform X4, translating into MAYSGQQDEPGEGKAETGHVLHDPTPGAGAIHEQRSTRFWSNRLARCNKEIIACCRRYVILPKLTPENCRTCILQPTVNDVNKFDPWLLHKYMFMVGDIRMVEDRSVGDIFVYDLAMISLGHVMKLTPTLLKKCEVAASEAYATRIRGIHFINAPPFVDRIVTMVKSVLKPKLAARMHVHAVGDLESFHRLVPKSILPKDYGGSYSTMKEISDLLRKKVDDWRDWFLEQEKVFADERLRPGPAFDENDLFGFSGSFRKLAVD; encoded by the exons ATGGCTTATTCTGGGCAGCAAGATGAGCCTGGAGAGGGCAAAGCAGAAACTGGACATGTATTACACGATCCGACGCCTGGTGCCGGAGCTATTCATGAACAGAGATCCACGAGATTCTGGTCTAACCGACTTGCACGATGTAAC AAGGAAATTATCGCTTGTTGCAGGCGGTACGTGATTCTGCCGAAACTGACCCCTGAGAACTGCAGAACTTGCATTCTTCAACCCACCGTTAATGATGTTAATAAATTTGATCCCTGGCTGCTTCACAA ATACATGTTCATGGTCGGCGATATCCGGATGGTTGAAGATCGCAGTGTCGGTGACATATTCGTCTACGATCTTGCGATGATAAGTCTGGGTCACGTCATGAAGCTCACCCCCACCCTTCTCAAAAAGTGTGAAGTAGCAGCTTCG GAAGCCTACGCGACAAGGATAAGAGGCATTCACTTCATCAACGCTCCCCCTTTCGTCGATCGCATTGTTACCATGGTCAAGTCTGTGCTGAAACCTAAGCTCGCTGCTAGG ATGCACGTTCACGCTGTTGGCGATTTGGAATCATTCCATCGGTTGGTACCTAAATCAATACTACCCAAGGATTACGGTGGAAGCTACTCAACTATGAAAGAGATATCTG ATTTGTTGCGTAAGAAAGTGGACGATTGGCGGGACTGGTTTTTGGAGCAAGAAAAGGTTTTCGCGGACGAACGACTGCGCCCTGGTCCAGCTTTCGACGAGAACGACCTCTTCGGGTTTTCCGGATCATTTAGGAAGTTGGCTGTTGATTAG
- the LOC124213651 gene encoding uncharacterized protein, which yields MNESTTTTTASTSPTATVTGKKRKIRQDRWEQNRKKLKRNSGKSYASQSGNKIPRKKFRHTTDCCKKNCSSSFDYKRQREIFKTFWAMAEKPSQDTFLISCIQGEEIKYVKTVTKRKNRSWSWKYSFKVDGQDKTVCKGFFLSLLQITESRMKTVLRFCKSGTTVATEKRGKQPNPAKISNVVWSLVKEHWSTFPNKKSHYGSSKTERKYFENPDLNVKKMFHAFQEYYFDKTGKQLSLKYPTYHRYFRENSDYSFRQRKTDVCDFCTECKIKLSANSSDPCKESFRLHEVKVAEYKVLRQQCTKNINDDTLTVEFDYAQNLPLPKLNVSAQFYKRLLWLYVFNTHCFNDGDSKFFCFLECDGGKNGNSVCSFLNDFLVKKLTENPELKKVVLLSDSCGGQNKNKTLVRYCAWLSVKMGVEINHIFPVRGHSYCQCDRNFGVYGTVLKKVETVENPIEYLEIMRTVRHKPKAFEAEMSAHLLKEWDKTLDSFFLKVPKAKGKKFTIQKYVKLSYKPTGTMSVYADYNGAPQNFNLFKLNAFVSKDTELALANPAPVGIKTAKKNDVLSLMPFVKPVNREWYKNVLRGTCNDNDSAETDEMDSD from the exons ATGAACGAATCTACAACAACTACAACAGCATCGACTAGCCCTACTGCTACAGTTAcggggaaaaagagaaaaattcgaCAAGATAGATGGGAACAAAATAGAAAGAAGCTTAAGCGTAACAGTGGTAAAAGTTACGCTTCTCAAAGTGGGAATAAAATacctcgaaaaaaattcaggcaCACTACCGACTGCTGCAAGAAAAACTGTTCGTCTTCTTTCGATTATAAACGTcagcgtgaaattttcaagactTTCTGGGCAATGGCTGAGAAACCGAGTCAGGACACTTTTTTAATCAGTTGTATACAAggtgaagaaatcaaatacGTCAAAACCGTAACAAAACGGAAGAACAGATCTTGGTCTTGGAAATATTCTTTCAAAGTAGATGGCCAGGATAAAACTGTCTGTAAAGGATTTTTTCTGTCTCTTCTCCAAATAACTGAATCCAGAATGAAAACGGTGCTCCGATTTTGTAAATCAG GTACGACAGTTGCTACAGAAAAAAGGGGTAAGCAACCCAACCCTGCCAAAATTTCGAACGTGGTATGGAGTTTAGTGAAGGAGCATTGGTCGACTTTCCCGAACAAAAAATCGCATTATGGAAGCTCCAAAACTGAAAGAAAGTACTTCGAGAATCCAGActtaaacgtaaaaaaaatgtttcacgcATTCCAAGAATATTACTTTGATAAAACAGGGAAGCAGCTCTCACTAAAGTACCCAACGTACCATAGATATTTTCGGGAAAATAGTGATTACTCGTTTAGGCAACGTAAAACAGACGTCTGTGATTTTTGCACCGAATGTAAAATCAAACTATCGGCAAATTCATCAGATCCGTGTAAGGAATCGTTCCGTCTACATGAAGTAAAAGTTGCGGAATACAAGGTTTTGCGGCAACAGTGCACAAAGAATATTAACGATGATACTCTAACTGTTGAGTTCGACTACGCACAAAATCTTCCGCTTCCAAAACTGAACGTTAGCGCACAATTTTACAAGCGATTATTGTGGCTGTATGTTTTCAACACACACTGTTTTAATGACGGtgacagcaaatttttttgcttcttagAATGTGATGGTGGCAAGAACGGTAACTCTGTGTGTAgttttttgaacgattttctggtaaaaaaattgactgaaaatccagaattaaaaaaagtagTTCTTTTGTCTGACTCCTGTGGGgggcaaaataaaaacaagacTCTCGTACGATATTGTGCTTGGTTGTCGGTCAAAATGGGAgttgaaataaatcacatcTTTCCGGTGCGAGGTCATTCATACTGCCAATGCGATAGAAATTTCGGTGTTTACGgaactgttttaaaaaaagtagagaCCGTCGAAAATCCTATCGAGTATCTCGAAATAATGAGGACCGTAAGGCACAAACCAAAAGCTTTCGAAGCAGAGATGAGTGCCCACTTATTAAAAGAATGGGATAAAACTttggattcattttttctaaagGTTCCAAAAGCTAAGGGAAAGAAATTCACGATCCAAAAGTATGTGAAGTTATCATACAAGCCAACAGGCACCATGTCCGTTTACGCGGACTATAATGGCGCTCCGCAAAATTTCAACCTGTTCAAATTAAACGCTTTTGTAAGTAAAGATACCGAACTAGCATTAGCAAACCCGGCTCCTGTTGGAATTAAGACAgctaaaaaaaatgacgtgcTATCTTTAATGCCTTTTGTAAAACCGGTTAATAGGGAATGGTATAAAAATGTGCTGCGGGGTACCTGCAACGACAATGATTCGGCTGAAACAGACGAAATGGACTCTGATTGA
- the LOC124213653 gene encoding alpha-tocopherol transfer protein-like isoform X3: MFDTPRKQLEWLILGSKMSLERAKQKLDMYYTIRRLVPELFMNRDPRDSGLTDLHDVTRYVILPKLTPENCRTCILQPTVNDVNKFDPWLLHKYMFMVGDIRMVEDRSVGDIFVYDLAMISLGHVMKLTPTLLKKCEVAASEAYATRIRGIHFINAPPFVDRIVTMVKSVLKPKLAARMHVHAVGDLESFHRLVPKSILPKDYGGSYSTMKEISDLLRKKVDDWRDWFLEQEKVFADERLRPGPAFDENDLFGFSGSFRKLAVD; the protein is encoded by the exons ATGTTTG ATACGCCGAGGAAGCAACTGGAATGGCTTATTCTGGGCAGCAAGATGAGCCTGGAGAGGGCAAAGCAGAAACTGGACATGTATTACACGATCCGACGCCTGGTGCCGGAGCTATTCATGAACAGAGATCCACGAGATTCTGGTCTAACCGACTTGCACGATGTAAC GCGGTACGTGATTCTGCCGAAACTGACCCCTGAGAACTGCAGAACTTGCATTCTTCAACCCACCGTTAATGATGTTAATAAATTTGATCCCTGGCTGCTTCACAA ATACATGTTCATGGTCGGCGATATCCGGATGGTTGAAGATCGCAGTGTCGGTGACATATTCGTCTACGATCTTGCGATGATAAGTCTGGGTCACGTCATGAAGCTCACCCCCACCCTTCTCAAAAAGTGTGAAGTAGCAGCTTCG GAAGCCTACGCGACAAGGATAAGAGGCATTCACTTCATCAACGCTCCCCCTTTCGTCGATCGCATTGTTACCATGGTCAAGTCTGTGCTGAAACCTAAGCTCGCTGCTAGG ATGCACGTTCACGCTGTTGGCGATTTGGAATCATTCCATCGGTTGGTACCTAAATCAATACTACCCAAGGATTACGGTGGAAGCTACTCAACTATGAAAGAGATATCTG ATTTGTTGCGTAAGAAAGTGGACGATTGGCGGGACTGGTTTTTGGAGCAAGAAAAGGTTTTCGCGGACGAACGACTGCGCCCTGGTCCAGCTTTCGACGAGAACGACCTCTTCGGGTTTTCCGGATCATTTAGGAAGTTGGCTGTTGATTAG
- the LOC124213653 gene encoding alpha-tocopherol transfer protein-like isoform X2 — MIIVFWDFWHPSENWTSNTPRKQLEWLILGSKMSLERAKQKLDMYYTIRRLVPELFMNRDPRDSGLTDLHDVTRYVILPKLTPENCRTCILQPTVNDVNKFDPWLLHKYMFMVGDIRMVEDRSVGDIFVYDLAMISLGHVMKLTPTLLKKCEVAASEAYATRIRGIHFINAPPFVDRIVTMVKSVLKPKLAARMHVHAVGDLESFHRLVPKSILPKDYGGSYSTMKEISDLLRKKVDDWRDWFLEQEKVFADERLRPGPAFDENDLFGFSGSFRKLAVD, encoded by the exons ATGATAATAGTCTTTTGGGATTTTTGGCATCCTTCCGAAAACTGGACATCGA ATACGCCGAGGAAGCAACTGGAATGGCTTATTCTGGGCAGCAAGATGAGCCTGGAGAGGGCAAAGCAGAAACTGGACATGTATTACACGATCCGACGCCTGGTGCCGGAGCTATTCATGAACAGAGATCCACGAGATTCTGGTCTAACCGACTTGCACGATGTAAC GCGGTACGTGATTCTGCCGAAACTGACCCCTGAGAACTGCAGAACTTGCATTCTTCAACCCACCGTTAATGATGTTAATAAATTTGATCCCTGGCTGCTTCACAA ATACATGTTCATGGTCGGCGATATCCGGATGGTTGAAGATCGCAGTGTCGGTGACATATTCGTCTACGATCTTGCGATGATAAGTCTGGGTCACGTCATGAAGCTCACCCCCACCCTTCTCAAAAAGTGTGAAGTAGCAGCTTCG GAAGCCTACGCGACAAGGATAAGAGGCATTCACTTCATCAACGCTCCCCCTTTCGTCGATCGCATTGTTACCATGGTCAAGTCTGTGCTGAAACCTAAGCTCGCTGCTAGG ATGCACGTTCACGCTGTTGGCGATTTGGAATCATTCCATCGGTTGGTACCTAAATCAATACTACCCAAGGATTACGGTGGAAGCTACTCAACTATGAAAGAGATATCTG ATTTGTTGCGTAAGAAAGTGGACGATTGGCGGGACTGGTTTTTGGAGCAAGAAAAGGTTTTCGCGGACGAACGACTGCGCCCTGGTCCAGCTTTCGACGAGAACGACCTCTTCGGGTTTTCCGGATCATTTAGGAAGTTGGCTGTTGATTAG
- the LOC124213652 gene encoding alpha-tocopherol transfer protein-like, with amino-acid sequence MALKMESCSIEELCPASEGGEKLLLELRHRLEEWLKFQPHLPQDIPKQILEYFVLGSKMSLEQAKQKLDMFYTLKKLVPEVLANRDPRGSGLTRFHKMMRTVYLPKLTPEKYRVCIFQPFVDDYTDFNSSDDAKYALMIEEILMLDIEARSLGSIYVYDQSKITFALVSKYTPALVKKFEIIATKAYAKKIKGIHLINAAPLTDTLVALGKKALKPKLAARITVHQKGSYESLYQVIPKSILPKDYGGDELSIERLDELWRQKVDEKRDWFLDQDKIVVDEKLRPGPPMNADELFGFSGSFRKLDVD; translated from the exons ATGGCGTTGAAGATGGAATCATGCAGTATCGAAGAACTGTGTCCTGCTTCGGAGGGAGGTGAAAAACTATTACTTGAGCTGCGACACAGACTTGAAGAGTGGCTTAAGTTTCAACCGCATCTTCCTCAAG ATATTCCCAAGCAAATTCTGGAGTATTTCGTCCTCGGTTCGAAGATGAGCTTAGAACAAGCCAAGCAGAAACTGGACATGTTCTACACCCTGAAGAAGCTGGTACCGGAGGTACTTGCAAACAGAGATCCGCGTGGTTCTGGCCTGACACGCTTCCACAAAATGAT GCGTACCGTCTATCTTCCAAAATTGACACCAGAAAAGTACAGAGTCTgcatttttcaacccttcgTTGACGACTATACCGACTTTAACTCCAGTGATGATGCTAA GTATGCTCTGATGATCGAAGAAATACTGATGCTGGACATCGAAGCCCGCAGTCTTGGAAGCATTTACGTATACGATCAATCAAAGATAACCTTTGCTTTGGTCTCTAAATATACTCCGgcattggtaaaaaaatttgaaataattgcaACG AAAGCTTACGCAAAAAAGATTAAAGGGATTCATTTGATCAACGCGGCACCCCTGACAGACACTCTGGTCGCCCTGGGTAAGAAAGCTTTGAAGCCAAAACTCGCTGCAAGG ATTACCGTTCACCAAAAAGGAAGCTACGAATCATTGTATCAGGTAATACCGAAGTCGATTCTACCCAAAGATTATGGTGGTGATGAACTATCCATAGAACGTCTCGATG AATTGTGGAGGCAGAAAGTTGACGAGAAACGTGACTGGTTCCTAGATCAGGATAAGATCGTGGTTGACGAAAAACTTCGTCCTGGGCCACCAATGAATGCCGACGAACTTTTCGGCTTCTCCGGATCTTTTCGGAAGCTGGACGTCGACTAG
- the LOC124213653 gene encoding retinol-binding protein pinta-like isoform X1 — translation MSLTLEVCNMDELCVAMGGSETLLLDYCDKLQDWLKLQPHLPHDTPRKQLEWLILGSKMSLERAKQKLDMYYTIRRLVPELFMNRDPRDSGLTDLHDVTRYVILPKLTPENCRTCILQPTVNDVNKFDPWLLHKYMFMVGDIRMVEDRSVGDIFVYDLAMISLGHVMKLTPTLLKKCEVAASEAYATRIRGIHFINAPPFVDRIVTMVKSVLKPKLAARMHVHAVGDLESFHRLVPKSILPKDYGGSYSTMKEISDLLRKKVDDWRDWFLEQEKVFADERLRPGPAFDENDLFGFSGSFRKLAVD, via the exons ATGTCGCTGACTCTCGAAGTCTGTAACATGGACGAATTGTGCGTCGCGATGGGGGGAAGTGAAACATTGTTGCTCGATTATTGTGACAAACTTCAAGACTGGTTGAAATTGCAACCGCATCTTCCTCACG ATACGCCGAGGAAGCAACTGGAATGGCTTATTCTGGGCAGCAAGATGAGCCTGGAGAGGGCAAAGCAGAAACTGGACATGTATTACACGATCCGACGCCTGGTGCCGGAGCTATTCATGAACAGAGATCCACGAGATTCTGGTCTAACCGACTTGCACGATGTAAC GCGGTACGTGATTCTGCCGAAACTGACCCCTGAGAACTGCAGAACTTGCATTCTTCAACCCACCGTTAATGATGTTAATAAATTTGATCCCTGGCTGCTTCACAA ATACATGTTCATGGTCGGCGATATCCGGATGGTTGAAGATCGCAGTGTCGGTGACATATTCGTCTACGATCTTGCGATGATAAGTCTGGGTCACGTCATGAAGCTCACCCCCACCCTTCTCAAAAAGTGTGAAGTAGCAGCTTCG GAAGCCTACGCGACAAGGATAAGAGGCATTCACTTCATCAACGCTCCCCCTTTCGTCGATCGCATTGTTACCATGGTCAAGTCTGTGCTGAAACCTAAGCTCGCTGCTAGG ATGCACGTTCACGCTGTTGGCGATTTGGAATCATTCCATCGGTTGGTACCTAAATCAATACTACCCAAGGATTACGGTGGAAGCTACTCAACTATGAAAGAGATATCTG ATTTGTTGCGTAAGAAAGTGGACGATTGGCGGGACTGGTTTTTGGAGCAAGAAAAGGTTTTCGCGGACGAACGACTGCGCCCTGGTCCAGCTTTCGACGAGAACGACCTCTTCGGGTTTTCCGGATCATTTAGGAAGTTGGCTGTTGATTAG